One window of Vitis riparia cultivar Riparia Gloire de Montpellier isolate 1030 chromosome 5, EGFV_Vit.rip_1.0, whole genome shotgun sequence genomic DNA carries:
- the LOC117915063 gene encoding uncharacterized protein LOC117915063 isoform X1 encodes MSNPQQQWTPAQAPNQAQEAGAERVTQSSVSSGNSAQSIRESSQQADQPQGFLEQTAGQVMDMAHGAGKRVMNVAQGAGETVMNVAQGTGQTVMSAAHGARETVKKSLGADDKGN; translated from the exons ATGTCCAATCCACAGCAACAGTGGACGCCCGCCCAAGCCCCCAATCAAGCCCAG GAGGCTGGCGCAGAGAGGGTGACCCAATCGTCTGTAAGTTCAGGAAATTCAGCCCAGTCCATAAGGGAGTCTTCCCAACAAGCGGACCAGCCTCAAGGGTTCCTCGAACAG ACAGCAGGACAAGTGATGGATATGGCTCACGGGGCAGGGAAAAGGGTGATGAACGTGGCTCAAGGGGCAGGTGAGACGGTGATGAATGTGGCTCAAGGTACTGGACAGACCGTCATGAGCGCGGCTCATGGTGCGAGGGAGACCGTCAAGAAATCGCTTGGAGCTGATGACAAGGGAAATTGA
- the LOC117915063 gene encoding uncharacterized protein LOC117915063 isoform X2, whose protein sequence is MSNPQQQWTPAQAPNQAQAGAERVTQSSVSSGNSAQSIRESSQQADQPQGFLEQTAGQVMDMAHGAGKRVMNVAQGAGETVMNVAQGTGQTVMSAAHGARETVKKSLGADDKGN, encoded by the exons ATGTCCAATCCACAGCAACAGTGGACGCCCGCCCAAGCCCCCAATCAAGCCCAG GCTGGCGCAGAGAGGGTGACCCAATCGTCTGTAAGTTCAGGAAATTCAGCCCAGTCCATAAGGGAGTCTTCCCAACAAGCGGACCAGCCTCAAGGGTTCCTCGAACAG ACAGCAGGACAAGTGATGGATATGGCTCACGGGGCAGGGAAAAGGGTGATGAACGTGGCTCAAGGGGCAGGTGAGACGGTGATGAATGTGGCTCAAGGTACTGGACAGACCGTCATGAGCGCGGCTCATGGTGCGAGGGAGACCGTCAAGAAATCGCTTGGAGCTGATGACAAGGGAAATTGA